Proteins encoded together in one Candidatus Methylomirabilis limnetica window:
- a CDS encoding cupin domain-containing protein, which produces MKRMGLLLTLTLTVGIALGVIGTQALNAQQEPMKRTVLLKTDLAGIEGKEGVLALVEFAPGAATQSHYHPGEEIAYLLEGAVSLEVQGKSPITFKPGDTFHQPPKQVHRVKNLSSTMPAKALAFTIAEKDQPLTVPVK; this is translated from the coding sequence ATGAAGCGAATGGGTTTGCTGCTTACCTTGACCTTGACGGTTGGGATCGCACTGGGGGTGATCGGGACTCAGGCTTTGAATGCGCAACAGGAGCCGATGAAGCGTACCGTGCTCCTCAAGACGGATCTGGCAGGGATTGAGGGGAAAGAAGGTGTACTAGCTTTGGTGGAGTTCGCGCCTGGAGCGGCGACTCAGTCCCACTATCACCCGGGGGAGGAAATAGCGTATCTCCTTGAAGGCGCGGTCAGCCTGGAGGTCCAGGGGAAATCGCCCATCACCTTCAAGCCTGGCGACACGTTCCATCAGCCGCCCAAACAGGTGCATCGCGTGAAGAACCTCAGCTCGACCATGCCAGCCAAGGCCCTGGCGTTCACTATTGCAGAAAAGGACCAGCCACTCACCGTCCCCGTGAAGTAA
- a CDS encoding HepT-like ribonuclease domain-containing protein: MEDELLKYLYDIREAASAILRFVRGKTFDEYEQDELLRSGVERKFEILGEALNRIRKDDVVFQTDRPDLFITAMLKQDLEAFLNHPVDVVRLRDTMNPRLKARIEREAIYV, encoded by the coding sequence ATGGAGGATGAGCTCCTCAAGTACCTCTACGATATCAGAGAAGCTGCTTCGGCCATTCTCCGGTTCGTCCGTGGAAAGACGTTTGACGAATATGAGCAGGATGAATTACTCCGGAGTGGTGTTGAGCGGAAGTTCGAGATTCTTGGAGAAGCGCTGAATAGAATCAGGAAGGATGATGTGGTTTTCCAGACTGATCGCCCCGATCTGTTCATAACCGCCATGCTAAAACAGGATCTGGAAGCCTTCCTGAATCATCCGGTGGACGTCGTTCGGTTGCGAGACACCATGAATCCACGTCTAAAAGCCAGAATCGAACGGGAGGCGATCTATGTATGA
- a CDS encoding nucleotidyltransferase domain-containing protein translates to MSVTESLKEISARYNLGAVYAFGSRATEVASRVCGEATSPQLPESDVDIGVQPLPGPRLTAQERVRLSIELEDLLGATRVDLVVLSEADPFLALEVIRGELLCCTDADAQAEDELYVLRRAGDLAPYARERWQLILSGETR, encoded by the coding sequence ATGTCCGTAACAGAGTCATTGAAAGAGATCAGCGCCCGCTACAACCTTGGGGCGGTGTATGCCTTCGGTAGCCGAGCGACTGAAGTCGCCAGCCGGGTGTGCGGTGAAGCGACATCGCCGCAGTTGCCTGAGTCGGATGTAGACATCGGGGTGCAGCCTCTCCCTGGCCCCCGCCTGACGGCACAGGAGCGGGTCCGGCTCTCTATCGAGTTGGAGGATCTGCTGGGGGCGACCCGCGTGGATCTGGTGGTGCTGTCGGAAGCCGATCCGTTTCTCGCGTTAGAGGTCATTCGGGGGGAGCTCCTGTGCTGCACCGACGCCGACGCCCAGGCAGAGGATGAGCTCTACGTCTTGCGGCGTGCTGGGGACCTGGCGCCATACGCCCGTGAGCGTTGGCAGTTGATCCTCTCGGGTGAGACAAGATGA
- a CDS encoding nucleotidyltransferase family protein, whose product MDRRQSYLERVHQIVLQHLKGQPVRVYLFGSWVRGDAQRTSDIDIAILPFGPLPPGLLSHLQEALEESYVPYPIEMVDLSQTDVAFRRRVIEEGILWSD is encoded by the coding sequence ATGGACCGAAGACAGAGCTACCTTGAACGCGTTCACCAGATCGTACTGCAGCACCTGAAAGGTCAGCCGGTGCGGGTGTATCTTTTTGGGTCCTGGGTTCGAGGTGACGCTCAGCGCACTTCGGACATCGACATCGCCATCCTACCATTCGGACCGCTCCCGCCCGGGCTTTTAAGTCACCTACAGGAGGCGTTAGAGGAAAGTTATGTCCCATATCCGATCGAGATGGTGGACCTCTCCCAGACCGATGTAGCCTTTCGCCGGCGAGTCATCGAGGAAGGAATTCTGTGGAGCGATTAA
- a CDS encoding glycosyltransferase family 2 protein has protein sequence MRIGVNPLPLVSIITPSLNQGRFIRDTIESVLSQDYPRMEYLVMDGGSTDETLDILRSYGDRITWRSGPDGGQAAAVNSGVHLATGEILGWLNSDDTYQPGAVTAAVEHLIAHPETAVVYGDAHYIDEQNRVIGIYPTEDFALDRLAHACLICQPAAFFQRTAIEAVGALDASLQYCMDYDLWIRLGRLFPLKRIPGFLANSRQYPQTKTWSQRDRLFTELCVVTQRYFGFTSPHWRVWHAYARLKGVSWPIARSVLYPVKAVLPERASRWLRVTLPLVINRLIPWNLRARR, from the coding sequence ATGCGCATTGGCGTAAACCCGCTCCCGCTGGTCTCGATCATCACCCCTTCTCTCAACCAGGGACGGTTCATCCGGGATACCATCGAGAGCGTTCTCTCGCAGGACTATCCCAGGATGGAATACCTCGTCATGGACGGGGGCTCCACGGACGAGACCCTGGACATACTGCGGAGCTATGGGGACCGGATCACGTGGAGGTCGGGCCCTGATGGAGGTCAGGCCGCTGCAGTCAACTCTGGCGTTCACCTCGCCACAGGCGAGATTCTCGGATGGCTGAACTCCGACGACACGTACCAGCCTGGTGCCGTGACGGCAGCGGTTGAGCATCTCATCGCTCACCCGGAGACAGCCGTCGTCTACGGAGACGCCCATTACATCGACGAGCAGAATAGAGTGATCGGGATCTATCCAACAGAGGATTTCGCTCTAGACCGATTGGCCCACGCCTGCCTCATCTGTCAGCCGGCCGCCTTCTTCCAGCGCACAGCGATCGAGGCGGTGGGGGCGCTCGATGCAAGTCTTCAGTACTGTATGGACTACGACCTCTGGATCCGGTTGGGACGACTATTTCCACTGAAACGGATCCCTGGATTTCTGGCCAACTCACGACAGTACCCGCAGACGAAGACCTGGTCGCAGCGAGATCGGCTCTTCACAGAGCTCTGCGTGGTGACACAGCGCTACTTCGGATTTACCTCTCCCCACTGGCGGGTCTGGCACGCCTATGCGCGACTCAAGGGTGTCTCCTGGCCGATAGCGCGATCGGTGCTATATCCAGTCAAGGCAGTGTTGCCGGAACGCGCCTCCCGGTGGCTCAGAGTGACGCTTCCGTTAGTGATCAACCGGCTGATCCCCTGGAATCTTCGCGCTCGGAGGTAG
- a CDS encoding HepT-like ribonuclease domain-containing protein: MDTVCRILIAAGEEFKNIDKQTEGKLFTRYPQVQWRVAMGLRDVPAHGYFDVDTEQLYTMTLFTWTKRALRNTNPPLSGNWLPASGNTKRKYN; the protein is encoded by the coding sequence ATGGATACCGTCTGTAGGATCTTGATCGCCGCCGGAGAGGAGTTCAAGAATATTGATAAGCAAACGGAGGGCAAGCTTTTTACCCGCTACCCGCAAGTGCAATGGCGCGTGGCCATGGGACTTCGGGATGTTCCGGCTCATGGCTATTTCGATGTGGATACCGAGCAGCTCTATACGATGACTTTGTTTACGTGGACGAAGAGAGCTTTGAGAAATACAAACCCACCTCTTTCCGGCAATTGGTTACCGGCTTCAGGGAATACAAAGAGAAAATATAATTGA
- a CDS encoding nucleotidyltransferase family protein, whose product MTLQDIKSVAVPACREFKVKRLDLFGSLTRGEGTAGSDVDLLVEFEEPHLHPSKRFFGLLHYLEDTLGCKIDLLTVSGLRNPYFRRKVLKERMNIYGG is encoded by the coding sequence ATGACTTTGCAAGACATTAAGAGTGTTGCAGTGCCGGCTTGCAGGGAATTCAAAGTAAAGAGGCTAGACCTTTTCGGGTCGCTCACGCGCGGCGAGGGAACTGCTGGAAGCGATGTTGACCTCCTCGTTGAGTTCGAGGAGCCCCATCTGCACCCATCCAAGAGATTCTTCGGACTGCTCCATTATCTCGAAGATACCTTGGGGTGCAAGATTGACCTACTCACGGTCAGCGGTCTCAGAAATCCCTATTTCCGCCGCAAGGTTCTCAAGGAGAGGATGAACATATATGGAGGATGA
- a CDS encoding transposase produces the protein MSRASNGPKGAASSAPTNHRRSLRLQGFDYSKEDAYFVTVCTQNRECLFGDVVDGAMHLNDAGRLVQAVWDGLSQRFPTIELDAFVVMPNHIHGIITVGAPLVGAQEGIPDDRATTRVAPTVGSIVGAFKSITTNEYIRGVTTGFWPPFLGRLWQRNYYEHVIRSEESLNRIQEYIATNPFRWELDRENPARQGEDEFDRWLATFKSRPPSQCHC, from the coding sequence ATGAGTAGAGCAAGCAACGGCCCCAAGGGCGCAGCAAGCAGCGCCCCTACGAACCACCGACGATCCCTTCGCCTCCAGGGATTCGATTATTCCAAGGAGGACGCCTATTTCGTGACGGTCTGCACCCAGAACCGAGAGTGCCTCTTTGGTGATGTTGTGGATGGGGCGATGCACCTCAATGACGCAGGTCGGCTGGTTCAGGCAGTGTGGGATGGACTCTCGCAGCGATTTCCAACGATTGAATTGGATGCATTTGTGGTGATGCCGAATCACATCCACGGGATCATCACCGTAGGGGCACCCCTCGTGGGTGCCCAAGAGGGAATCCCTGACGATAGGGCAACCACAAGGGTTGCCCCTACGGTCGGGAGCATCGTGGGGGCGTTCAAGTCGATCACCACCAACGAATACATCCGCGGCGTGACAACCGGGTTCTGGCCACCTTTTCTCGGTCGGTTATGGCAACGGAACTATTACGAACACGTCATCCGAAGCGAAGAATCCTTGAACCGCATCCAGGAGTATATTGCAACAAATCCCTTCCGTTGGGAACTCGACCGAGAGAATCCGGCGCGTCAAGGCGAAGACGAATTCGATCGCTGGTTGGCAACATTCAAGAGCAGGCCACCAAGTCAATGCCATTGTTAG
- a CDS encoding HD domain-containing protein, translating into MVTRRVTTPQVIGSGGSPLASPYEGVALLADPIHRYIVFTVPKGDRSERTEKEIIDSPWVQRLRRIHQLQSSWWVYPSGEHSRFQHVLGTMHMAGAFARHLYPSLKETFGEALPSKPFIEELLRLAGLLHDVGHGPFGHFFDEHFLQQFHVGGERLNHEILGMAIITKRLGGIIKAIRRSPSGPFSSNERLDPRQIAFLIKKPEAGPVTGFPDWLLALRPLFSGIYTVDNLDYVQRDAYMTGFSLDMVDIERLLLYTFFTPKGLSLHKAGESALMRFLNAKIALYVNVYHHRTTRAIDLHIQEIFKGTMARIAPYNPYKALDRYLELTDWFLLERVREWATSKDPHERALGAEWGKILGRKVKWKMAYDFVSTIEESQRMVQFQTATHLEEAIRRHLSKRLCGIEFKVDMAALDTRPLNPLAEGSKQIFMYNPATGEVSPRPLMELFRDIPPKVAHYRVFTTDRRHVKALSEASEKALTGSAGESIPTNI; encoded by the coding sequence ATGGTTACACGACGCGTCACCACACCACAAGTGATTGGGAGCGGGGGATCGCCACTTGCGTCACCCTACGAAGGGGTGGCGTTACTGGCGGACCCGATCCACCGCTATATTGTCTTCACTGTGCCGAAGGGTGACCGGTCGGAACGGACCGAGAAGGAGATCATTGATAGCCCTTGGGTCCAACGGTTGCGCCGCATCCACCAACTACAGAGCAGTTGGTGGGTCTACCCCTCCGGCGAACACAGTCGGTTTCAGCATGTCCTGGGGACCATGCACATGGCCGGCGCGTTCGCCCGACACCTCTATCCCAGCCTGAAGGAGACATTCGGGGAGGCCTTGCCGTCTAAGCCGTTCATCGAAGAACTCCTGAGGCTTGCCGGGTTGCTCCACGACGTGGGACACGGTCCCTTCGGGCATTTTTTCGACGAGCACTTCCTGCAGCAGTTTCACGTTGGTGGCGAGCGGCTGAACCACGAGATCCTGGGAATGGCCATCATCACGAAGAGGCTAGGGGGGATCATCAAAGCGATCCGCCGAAGCCCGAGCGGGCCGTTTTCGTCGAATGAGCGGCTCGACCCCAGACAGATCGCCTTTCTAATCAAGAAGCCGGAGGCCGGCCCCGTGACTGGCTTTCCAGACTGGCTGCTGGCGCTCCGCCCGCTCTTCTCCGGGATCTACACCGTGGACAACCTTGATTACGTCCAGCGAGACGCCTATATGACCGGCTTCTCGCTTGATATGGTGGACATCGAGCGGCTGCTGCTGTACACGTTTTTCACGCCGAAGGGGCTGAGCCTGCACAAAGCCGGAGAGTCGGCCCTGATGCGGTTCCTGAACGCGAAGATCGCCCTTTACGTGAACGTCTACCATCACCGGACGACCAGAGCTATCGACCTGCACATACAGGAGATCTTTAAGGGGACGATGGCGCGGATCGCCCCGTATAATCCGTACAAAGCGCTAGACCGATACCTGGAGCTGACCGATTGGTTCCTGCTCGAGCGGGTCCGCGAGTGGGCCACATCGAAGGATCCGCACGAGCGAGCGCTGGGAGCGGAATGGGGGAAGATCTTGGGCCGGAAGGTCAAGTGGAAGATGGCATATGACTTTGTATCCACCATCGAAGAGTCCCAGCGGATGGTCCAGTTTCAGACCGCCACACATCTGGAGGAGGCGATCCGCCGCCATCTATCCAAGCGCCTGTGTGGGATCGAGTTCAAGGTGGACATGGCCGCGCTCGATACCCGTCCCCTCAACCCGCTGGCGGAAGGGAGCAAGCAGATCTTCATGTACAATCCGGCCACGGGCGAGGTGTCGCCCAGACCCCTCATGGAGCTATTCCGCGACATACCACCCAAGGTGGCCCACTACCGGGTCTTCACCACAGACCGCCGGCATGTCAAGGCCCTCAGCGAGGCCTCCGAGAAGGCACTGACCGGTTCCGCCGGCGAGTCGATCCCCACTAATATCTGA
- a CDS encoding DEAD/DEAH box helicase, whose translation MAKGHSPIEIGSSPLPQDARALIESFRDRYPFPFDPFQEEAISLIAGGSSVIVSAPTGAGKTLIAEFAIYQALAHQQRIAYTTPIKALSNQKYADFTRQWGEEMVGILTGDVKVNPRAPLVIMTTEILRNKFYGGDFEGLHYVVLDECHYMGNVGRGTVWEEIIINCPPEVQLVALSATVSNIGEIAEWISQTHRPIRPIHHLVRPVPLQYLLCDKEGQLWPPDPASARRIIQASFSDRSISEDRGIGRWERRGERRHQILRRRALDESIAISVLRAHHWLPVIYFIFSRSGCERALARLLERGEPLLDPARGEEVEEAIQLTLLDYPSISPETNLNRLILRGLRRGVGLHHAGVLPALKRLTEVLFERGLVKVVFATETMSLGIHMPAKSVVIGGLRKRSDFGFRGLTVGELTQMAGRAGRRGIDPEGTCLLALDSAEAAEDAVRMVRGDPEPIESQFRIGYSSATLLIALYREPEAIRKTIEKSFGQFQNRRKIETIRTEQAGVIRRLADAEGIASPCCPVSTLIEYRERRAALEQERERLMTLHVATARAGRTGGRGRRRGRARPGPSSLSFFTGESAEAGRAKLDAMALALSQMPCHRCPERGRRERQIKQSRQLGQMLERHHQTQQQLQNSYWEQFLRVVAILQHFDYIENGLLRAEGLLIASLRHDNELLVARVAFSGLLDGLSPEELAALLSCLIEEPRTNEQAVAKLFLRDQAHLRRRVKTLEGLSQEVDRVQRSYHVDLPVSMHTTYLAATHRWASGEDDWVALVEQSFGGHEGDLIRAFRRLIDLCRQLEESPELPTGLTRTLSRATEMLDRGIVLESALI comes from the coding sequence ATGGCAAAAGGACACAGCCCTATCGAGATCGGGTCATCGCCCCTACCGCAAGACGCGCGGGCTCTTATCGAGTCGTTCCGCGACCGCTACCCGTTCCCTTTTGACCCGTTCCAAGAAGAGGCCATCAGCCTGATTGCGGGGGGCAGCTCTGTAATCGTCTCCGCGCCAACCGGCGCGGGTAAAACCCTCATCGCTGAGTTCGCGATCTACCAGGCCCTGGCTCATCAGCAGCGTATCGCCTATACGACTCCCATAAAGGCGCTGAGTAACCAGAAGTATGCCGATTTCACCCGTCAGTGGGGTGAAGAGATGGTCGGCATTCTCACCGGCGACGTGAAGGTGAATCCTCGCGCACCACTCGTGATCATGACCACCGAGATCCTCCGAAACAAGTTCTACGGGGGCGATTTCGAGGGGCTTCACTATGTGGTGCTGGACGAATGCCACTACATGGGGAATGTAGGGCGGGGGACCGTCTGGGAAGAGATTATCATCAACTGCCCTCCTGAAGTCCAACTCGTCGCCCTCTCGGCTACCGTCAGCAACATCGGCGAGATCGCTGAGTGGATCAGCCAGACGCACCGACCGATCCGGCCCATCCACCACCTGGTCCGACCAGTTCCCCTTCAGTACCTGCTCTGCGATAAGGAGGGACAGCTCTGGCCGCCGGATCCAGCTTCAGCTCGACGAATTATTCAAGCCTCCTTCTCAGACCGAAGCATTTCGGAGGATCGTGGTATCGGCCGATGGGAGCGGCGTGGAGAACGGCGGCACCAGATCTTACGCCGTCGCGCGCTCGACGAAAGCATTGCCATTTCCGTATTGCGGGCGCACCACTGGCTGCCGGTCATCTACTTTATCTTCAGTCGATCGGGATGCGAACGAGCCCTCGCTCGCCTCCTGGAGCGTGGCGAGCCGCTCTTAGATCCCGCCAGAGGTGAGGAGGTGGAGGAGGCGATCCAACTGACACTCCTCGATTATCCGAGCATCAGCCCTGAGACTAATCTGAATCGGCTGATCCTACGTGGGCTCCGTCGCGGTGTGGGGCTGCACCACGCCGGCGTCCTACCGGCTTTGAAGCGGCTCACCGAGGTTCTATTTGAGCGGGGACTGGTGAAGGTCGTCTTCGCGACCGAAACCATGAGCCTGGGGATTCACATGCCGGCCAAAAGCGTGGTGATAGGAGGACTTCGTAAGCGGAGCGATTTCGGATTCCGTGGGCTCACCGTAGGGGAGTTGACCCAGATGGCCGGCCGGGCCGGGCGACGAGGGATCGATCCTGAAGGGACCTGCCTCCTGGCGCTCGATTCTGCTGAGGCGGCCGAAGACGCAGTCCGCATGGTACGAGGCGATCCGGAGCCGATCGAGAGCCAATTCCGGATCGGCTACAGCAGCGCTACCTTGCTGATCGCACTGTACCGAGAGCCGGAGGCGATCCGCAAGACCATCGAGAAAAGCTTTGGCCAGTTCCAGAATCGTCGGAAGATCGAGACCATCAGGACGGAACAGGCGGGAGTGATCCGCAGGCTAGCCGACGCCGAGGGCATAGCATCACCCTGTTGCCCGGTCAGCACGCTGATAGAGTATCGGGAGCGGCGCGCCGCGCTCGAGCAAGAGCGGGAACGGCTCATGACGTTGCATGTAGCGACTGCGCGGGCCGGCCGTACAGGGGGCCGTGGCCGCCGTCGTGGTCGTGCCCGACCTGGTCCCTCATCGCTCAGTTTCTTCACCGGAGAATCGGCTGAGGCGGGCAGGGCGAAACTCGACGCGATGGCTCTTGCCCTTTCCCAGATGCCCTGTCACCGCTGCCCCGAACGGGGGCGCCGAGAGCGACAGATCAAGCAGTCGCGACAATTGGGACAGATGCTGGAGCGTCACCATCAGACGCAGCAGCAGCTCCAGAATTCCTACTGGGAACAGTTCCTGCGAGTTGTGGCGATCCTGCAGCACTTTGACTACATCGAGAATGGGCTGTTGCGCGCGGAAGGTCTCCTCATTGCATCACTGCGCCACGATAACGAACTGCTGGTAGCCCGGGTCGCTTTCTCCGGCCTTCTGGATGGGCTTTCACCTGAGGAGCTTGCAGCGCTGCTCTCGTGCCTGATAGAGGAACCGCGAACAAACGAGCAGGCCGTCGCCAAGCTGTTCCTCCGCGATCAGGCGCACCTTCGCCGGCGCGTGAAGACGCTGGAAGGGCTGAGCCAGGAGGTGGACAGGGTTCAGCGATCCTACCATGTCGACCTTCCAGTCTCGATGCACACGACCTATCTGGCGGCTACCCATCGGTGGGCCTCAGGCGAGGACGACTGGGTTGCGCTGGTAGAGCAGAGTTTCGGAGGGCACGAGGGTGACCTTATTCGGGCATTCCGTCGACTGATAGACCTGTGCCGGCAGCTCGAAGAGAGCCCGGAGTTGCCGACGGGTCTGACGCGAACGCTGTCGCGGGCAACCGAGATGCTGGATCGTGGCATCGTCCTGGAATCTGCATTGATCTAA